The Salinibaculum sp. SYNS191 genome has a window encoding:
- the rio1 gene encoding serine/threonine-protein kinase Rio1 produces the protein MTGDFGLVAPEEADAPGDEWEEIDYADTEADRIARKRDREFSEFRERIKDAEQFKVSESVFDDATYGALYKLVQDGYIDAFGGPISTGKEANVYTALGGEQASVELDADPEERHEVAVKIYRINASDFREMGDYLEGDPRFETLGHDKKSIVMAWVRKEFANLRRARKAGVRVPVPIAVERNVLVMEYIGTDTGRAKRLGEVHIENPETAYEVVREYMCRLYDAGLVHGDLSEYNIVVEDSQLYIIDLGQAMTVHHPNHEDFLERDCENVANFFARQGVDTDGDQLLAYVHDHGDPENGE, from the coding sequence ATGACAGGGGACTTCGGGCTGGTAGCCCCAGAGGAGGCCGACGCTCCCGGCGACGAGTGGGAGGAAATCGACTACGCCGACACCGAGGCCGACCGCATCGCGCGCAAGCGCGACCGGGAGTTCAGCGAGTTCCGCGAGCGCATCAAGGACGCGGAGCAGTTCAAAGTCTCCGAGAGCGTCTTCGACGACGCCACCTACGGCGCGCTCTACAAACTGGTCCAGGACGGCTACATCGACGCCTTCGGCGGCCCCATCTCGACGGGCAAGGAGGCCAACGTCTACACCGCACTCGGCGGCGAGCAGGCCAGCGTCGAACTCGACGCGGACCCCGAGGAACGCCACGAGGTCGCCGTCAAGATATACCGCATCAACGCCTCCGACTTCCGCGAGATGGGCGACTACCTGGAGGGGGACCCCCGCTTCGAGACGCTGGGACACGACAAGAAGTCCATCGTGATGGCGTGGGTCCGCAAGGAGTTCGCGAACCTCCGGCGCGCGCGGAAAGCCGGCGTGCGCGTCCCCGTCCCCATCGCCGTCGAGCGCAACGTCCTCGTGATGGAGTACATCGGGACCGACACCGGCCGCGCGAAGCGACTGGGCGAGGTCCACATCGAGAACCCCGAGACGGCCTACGAAGTCGTCCGCGAGTACATGTGCCGGCTCTACGACGCCGGCCTCGTCCACGGCGACCTCTCGGAGTACAACATCGTCGTCGAGGACTCCCAGTTGTACATCATCGACCTCGGCCAGGCGATGACCGTCCACCACCCGAACCACGAGGACTTTCTCGAACGCGACTGCGAGAACGTGGCGAACTTCTTCGCCCGCCAGGGCGTCGACACCGACGGCGACCAGTTGCTGGCGTACGTCCACGACCACGGCGACCCGGAGAACGGCGAGTGA
- a CDS encoding SHOCT domain-containing protein, protein MSSPRRRARENLTGIVSVLVTGIWMAALFLDFDWWLGFMLFGYIVLVPVTALLFGDESDVAEWWDDDVEGIEEETEASHSEADDALQQLRSRYARGELTDEQFERKLERLLETETLEDVEEGTRRSRETELDRE, encoded by the coding sequence ATGAGCAGCCCCCGCCGTCGCGCCCGCGAGAACCTCACCGGCATCGTCTCGGTGCTCGTGACCGGCATCTGGATGGCAGCCCTCTTCCTCGATTTCGACTGGTGGCTCGGCTTCATGCTCTTTGGCTACATCGTCCTCGTCCCCGTCACCGCGCTCCTGTTCGGTGACGAGTCCGACGTCGCGGAGTGGTGGGACGACGACGTCGAGGGTATCGAGGAGGAGACGGAGGCGAGCCACAGCGAGGCAGACGACGCCCTGCAGCAGCTCCGCTCGCGGTACGCCCGCGGCGAACTCACCGACGAGCAGTTCGAGCGGAAACTGGAGCGACTGCTCGAAACGGAGACGCTGGAGGACGTCGAGGAGGGGACGCGCCGCTCCCGCGAGACGGAACTGGACCGGGAGTAG